ggCAAACTAAATTCTACAATACTAGTCGCACAACTTCTTTGTAACATAGTAATGAACATTCAtttcaatatcatttaattccACAGTGAAACAATGGTTcgatattctttattttcctaatatgcaaataaaatatttcgattaaatatataaggcctatattttttttataacagtttaaaatagtattttttgcCTTAATAgtgatgaaatttttttgtgtacattAACAACTAAAGTGAATTAAAACTTCGACCAGGAATTACTAATagtgatttaataaatgacctagatattaatttatcaaaatattctcgtcttttttataacctacatttaatttcattttaaataaaaacaacattctATTTAAGATTAGACATACCTTTGTCGTCAATAATGTGTAAAATAGAGTTTAGAccatttaaatgacaaaaacattttaattttactgaaaattttaatgccGTTGGTGACTATAGGCAATGCAGTATTTCAAAACACCGCTTTGTTAGCCTTGAGCGAGATATGGTtggaaattaagaaattattaaaagataaacattctattaataatggttttttaaagtaacaaactttaaatactattcgtaactgtaattttattatttgctatGCATATATCAAGAAAACAGAACTGTTCGCCAAACAGAAGTCAGcaacaattacatattttacacaataaattttctcaaatgtgtgaatatttaaatgaaacgaacaTTTTTGGATTACtgcatgttatttttattattaaaaaaaccacatactcctgacgtttcggttactttgcaacaacggtgatcacgggcagacgagatatgAATGTCTGccagttggtcttgttattcgtaatataataagtatgtagtttttaggGTTCCGTAGTCAAATGGCAAACAACGGAACGCTTATAGATACGTCATGTCTGTCTGCCCGTCCGTCCATATGTTAGTTACACCCATTTATTTCCGAAACTGTTGTGCCTACATAGTTGAAACTTTGTAGGTTTATGTATTCTGGTAACCGCTAttcgaatttttaataaaaattaataaatgtaaaaattaaaaggagGCATGTTTTTCAGCTAACCTATACGTAATGGGTGTCTATGGATAGGCctttaaaaaagacattaagGTTCCAAAAACCATTTTTCATCAAATCAATTGTTTGATAGTCGCTTCCAAAGTGGAAAAATGAGTGTCTCCTCCCCCCCcccttttaacttttaaaataagagagtgagaaaactaaaaaaatatatgctgtaGATTTCAATGGAAACTTTCAACGAAAATTGGTTTGAACGAGACATCATTATTAGTtagtaagaaataatacattttcaaaagaCGCATATACAACTTTGTCGTTCATACAAATACTATGTTAAaccaagttattatttttataaaacatcgatcAAAGTTACAACACACTACaattactttcatattatGTCATCTTCTCGCTGCTACGGAACCCTTCATGGACGAGTCCAACTCgcacttgtttttatttttaaattatataacgcgcagtaatccgaaaatattagttgcatttaaatgaatactcgcgaaagtctgaGATCTATTGTTGCAAACAATATTCTcagatttcttataaataaaatattgcaagaTTAACACCAAAGGGTACtggaaataaaagaattaatattatacttaaaattaacaacGTTAGATGTCTACTTTTTTTTAGCATATTTTACACTGATGACgactaaaattaagatattacaTTCCTGTTTCATaggaatttaatatcttaatgaaaatattgttatattaacatcggtatttctataaattagttttattcgaGAATCAGAAGTCAAccagaataaatttttcaaaaaaaaaaaacttaaagatatgaatattttacggGGCAttgtttattaagtaaatattttatttaaacttatgcCGAATGAAAAAAtcgattttcaaataaaagaaatattcgcctactagatattttttcttggAGATTTTTTTCATCTTCAATATTTGCAAATTTTGACAGCATAAACTAGTAATgaggagatttttttttgaaaaagatAACATTCATCTCTGTTtaatggtaatatttttttcatacattagtttcttttaatcGAAAGagtttattctaaaaatatttgatcatCTTACTAATAGATCTTCTTTCCAAATAGCTGATCTATAGATTATTTGAAACTAATAACccgacaatatatatatatatatatacttatttaagatAGTTCTAATAATCGACTTTCTCAAGCAACCCTATTTTTTACTTGTTATTAAGCTgtgttttattagaaaaagtttgaaaaataaaagatttcttgtcataaatatcacttaaaaaaattggtttgttgtaattaaaataattggcTTCATGAAAatcttatgtaaattttttatttatttgtgatcaatattttgatatattggATACCTTTTCTGATGGTAAAAACATTATCCTTTGACCAAAGTGATTGCTTAGTAACTTGATATTTTGTACaacttgtaaaaaaatgtgacgatattttaacatttcattttggGACACGTtagttctaataaaaatttaacttctGAAAGTTATCTAACAGTCACTTTTTGTTgggtatatataaaagtatataaaatatagtataattttaatagcaataattttataaagcgaTATCCGAAACATTGTGCAGATtacaaatttagtttttatataataatttatttaagagcaACATTGCAAATTATacatacgattttttttatcttaaatcttGAAACGGTGACAAGGAAGCTATgaacaataataaacaaaaaatacagttttataaatcaataacaatttatattttatctgcgGTGCTTCAAGGTAATCAACTAATGCGCATTTAATAGATTATCAACAACtaaatggaaaattaaaaaattaaatgtactaacgaacatacaaacataattacaagtaataaatttgtcatttaatattaaagtatatttcataggaataataattatatatattatcataagaatatatagtatattttcataagaaaataaaatttcaacaaaattttgttttcaaggGTTCCTTCATTCCTTAGTTGTTATCATAAGTGAACCATACTACAAACAGCTATACTTTTAACACTTcacttgtaaatatatatgatctcatactaaaaatattaaaacggtAGTATCAGACcattttattaagaacaatAAATTGAACTGTTTCTAGGgtattcacaatatttttaagaatattaacataataaaacaattagtaTAGATGAATGTCTCaactacattatttaaaactggtatttaaaatttaatattatgtttatttatagtagACGTCTATAAGCAACGGTGATAAGACGAGACAGCTAATCTAACACTCGTTGCATTTTCACACTACATAATTACAGTTTCTAGTCTTGCGTATATATGGatctcaaatttaaaattacataaaagtcTTATTGAAGAAACATCTATTAACATGGGTATGTGGAAATATAGTAACAATTAATTCCGTAACCAAATCGTGTTTTGTATAGTCACGATAATCCATGAACATGTAAAAACGTTGTATTGATTAAGTGTAAAAGATAAGAATTGGTCTAATCACAGACGTTAAGAACATCATGTTTTTTGTGTTATCAAGTACACGTATTATGCGTATTGGTtatcaaaaatcatatttgtgtaaaaaaataatttcatcatattaaaatgtgataactttttaaatttgtttcttcATGAACTTATTGCAAGTCATAGAAAAatgtctttttgtttttttagtaaaacaccaaattaaatatctttaacagTGTTGGTGAATTTGTATAGAACAAAAGTCAATAGTTGCTATGACGACTGAAGATACGTCTGGTATTTTTGGTTACAGATACTACAACTATATAACACAGAAATAAAGttcaacaaattattttcaaattaaaatttatattagaaattttagtataaagtATTCATAACTACCACCACCAACATTAATATTGTGCGCttaggtttttaaattaaagtaatgatGAGCTTATATactagtaaaaattttaatgctaatttttaatacttgcTGGAAAGTTCTAATGAAaactatatacaatatttgtagAGATTTTTTGCAAACTTATTACATAAATCATACTCATGTTCACTTATGAAACAGAATACCTCAAATCTCCAACGCGTAAATCTCATCTAACTAGAGTATTTACTCTAAAAGACATTtccaatagttttttttctaaggtagtgttaaaaaaacaaacgaacagatatttaaatagcaaccataaataaaattcttaaaaaaagaaattatttcgaTTTCATTACATACCTAAACTgttatacatttcaaatatctcacaaatattgtctttaaaactattcgtctgataagtttatatacaaaaaaaaataataagcaaaCTGCATAAGCACATTTGCGTACGTAGCTAATATATTCAAGTAACATAGcggtaattttatatcaattttacaaaaaccGTAAGGCATCATTTTTGTGAATGCTACCTTTGTcaaacgtaatatattttatgaagataTATTTTGCACTATCGGTAAAAGAAGAAATGTGGTTTTAACctcaatactattttaaatgaattaacaaattggaaattaaaaactatttttgaattttggagacaaaaataaatattgcaaagCATTCAATGGTAAAAGTATTTCTTGAATACGAGCatctaaaatgttatcaaacAAAACCTTGTGGGTATTATAtgatgtttctttttaatactcGTAAACATTTCGTTCTGTCACGGgttacttttttaatgttttatatgatatatttttgttttagtttcaatatGTTCTCACGTGGACTCAAGGATTGTTACAACATATTGaactcaaaaaaattaatcgtaTAATGGCTAAACTATCAAATTCAtccttaaaattaatgtaaaactaataaattaacaaatcatCATCATTAACGATGgctaatattcaatatttatttttgtaatatgcaATTTTCAATATCCATTAACTTATTCGAGCCCTTGaagaaaaaatagaatatatgtCATTGATATGTTAATAGTATTGACAAACGATAGAACTTTACTATCTGTGACAAATAGTTCGGCTACATTCTTACAAACAAAAGTTTTCCTTTTCACAGTTTAGCTCTATTAAAACATGCACATTAAAATCACCAAATGATTCAGTCTCTACCCACTCTCTTTTTTTTCCACAATCTTATTATTGAATCCTAAACAAGTGAGTTTATCTTCTTTTAAACATatcatattgtaataatatatagtctAGTTGAGTGTACGATAGATATAAAGTCaaacaacatataaaattcaaggtcgctttataattaatttcaagttttctattttatctcataataatttttttcttgtttattttgccAAGACATACTATTATGACTTCGACTTGCattgaattgtaatttttaatagttaagtcatttaaaaacataaatcaataaaacgactgtttttttataatattttgttcacaaaaattatgtttttataaaagtaatttttaatgggATTATATAACACGCTTTCGAAAAGgtaaagacaatttttttattgaatatgagaatataactttattataactcTCTGAAACCAAAACCATATAACTTTCACAACAAATTCAAATGGTACCTAAGCCTACATCACAGAAATACTTACATActttaaacttttcatttctatatttatttacaggaCTCTCATCATATCAggaaataaatgtttcttttcCCATATCTATCGACACTATCTTCGCTtgacaaaaaaacaattctatgtaagttatatttaaaatcaaatatcatacttttatttttcgtaaTGATGTGACGATTCTgattcaataattttgattgaataaattaataaaacaaaaaaaaaaatatataaaaaaattaactttactattaataattactttcaaCTTTCAAGGTTTATCTTCAAAAGCGACTCAAAAGGTTTCTCATCAAAAACAGGTACCAAGACTGTGAATATGGTtctattctttaatataaaatttcgaaCAAGGTTcgttaaaaagattttgattttatgCTAGGTaatgcttatttaaaaataaataccaaagtcagaatataattataatgcatATAAATAAGGACTTTTCACTAACAGAACTTCacattttgtacatttaatttgtaataatagcTTGTAGCATTTCATTATGAATCTTGTTTCTTTTCTGGAATTTGATGGGTCGGTAAATTGCCATTTGTAATTTGTACATTACTAACGCCATTTTGGTTTGTCCTCTTTCttgtaactgaaaaaaaattaagtattgaaacaaattttagtCGTTAATGTGGTAAcgtatattttgaatacttaCTCAATGAGAGGCATAGCTTAATCAGGTTTGAAAACGGTAAGTCAACAAATATTGTGATCAAAAATGAAGTAACCAGTGCTATTGCTATGAATCCCATGGCATCAAAcatctgtaaaaaaatgttattgaattaaagtataatctacaaaaagaaaacaatgacTGTgtataaatatcgaaaaaaaattcctaattatttttaaaagcgaAAAGATAACACACTAATAATTATCAGTAAAGACTTTACtctgtttaaaaagaaattaaaatataatggtgTCGGCAAAGACGATCTGGCGAGACTTTTAAAACTCGAACTCCGTAAAATTGTGCTATGTCAtctgttacattttaattattatgggGTTTTTTGACTagagtcatttttttttagaaagagTGGATCTACTAAACTATTCCGAACACgtgattttttatactaagaCAGACTCttatcaaaacattaaattagttactttattataattgcgaAATTGTAGTAACCgatgacataatataatcaatataaaaatgtacaaagttccaattttaatcaattacatttacataGCCGTATCTTTATATGttcaatattcttaaaataaaaataacgttaaCGTTTTctttactaaatttttttatagtacttaTAGTATTACTGatacattgatttattatattgttttttgtttttaatttaaatgctatttaaaaattatatatacttaccaCCCTTTGAACTGAAAAGTACAGTGGCTGTAAAGCATTTGAGTAAATCACCAAGATTAGTGACAAGTGTGACAGGTACATTGCATAAGATATCCGAGATGGGATTTTCCAAAGGTTCAAGCTAAGTAACCAGTTGATTGGGCCTGAAAATGAGTTGTTTAaggcttaaaaaaaattacacaaaaatattctttattagcattataacattataaggaACAAAATCGTACCTGCATAGCCATTATAGCAAGCATAAATAATCCAACCAAGACCGGCAGCCCAAAATGGTCGTAAAAATGATTGAAAAAGATCTTTAACAATTTGGTTATCAAAGTTTGGATCATCACGCTTATCATGGCAGTATAGGATAAGGGCCAAGAGTGAAATAGAAAATGCAGTTAAAGCGACATGCAAATGCTGAaagttaaaaatgtgtttcaatataattataaaaaaaagaaattgttaacgattcttttttttctacttacCATCggcattttcttttttttttctcgtgCCAAATGAAGAGCATATCCAAACACCATTCCCACAAAGAAAGGAGGGGCtcttgttaaaatattgacataaacATAAACGAAGTAATTCAAACCTTCATCTGAGAAAgtatttgcaaaaatataagCTGTAGAAGCAGTCAGAGACAAAAATAGAGCAAGAAACAGAGCTGACCACGCTAGTCGTCTTTCTCTGCCCAAAACCCAAAACAGAACGATTGGCGAAAGAATATGTAATTGCACATCAATTGCTAGATACCATGTCACAGGAATGCACTGcaaaacaattgaaatataaggaaataaatatacaactgTAGGTTTTTCAGTGCAAAAGATTTAAACGTCATATGTAAATTGCAcgcatttttgtttatatttcttttttattttggtgcAGTTCTTGTAAACAGTTTTTCTAACAGCACAACgtaagcaataaataatattatctgttaattttaaaatctcttacatcttcatttttctttttaattaaaaaactgacAATACGAGTAGGTATTGCTAaattgcttattatttttgtggtGTAAACTATTTCGATTAAATATAATCGAATAtcttatagtaataaataattgaacaaaatttatacaaactcACAGATTCTTCGGGATTGAGGAAGTTTTGTAAATGTAGTAAAGTTGACCACCATACTGTTCTACAGTTCTGGACGTGGCGTAAAACAACTGTCCACATAGGACCGTCTCCTATACGATTATATATAGACACTTGGAACAAAATTACAAAGGCCAATACAGGAAACATACGAAGCAAACGGTTAAGGTAAAAAGGCACAATATTTTTCAGCAATTGACCTAGAACACaagagaaataataaagagGATTAGTATATTTCAGAACTCATATACAttgatttataactttttaaagatttttaataatttatttttgaaatatttgaacatatatatcaaaaatgttgtcttaatattcattacttttatttatctattctTTCTTAATagttatgtgaatattttaatggaatataCAGAGGACATTATACATactgtataaaacataaaataaaattacttacatcCAGTTAGTTTATGAGCAGTAGTGTACACTAAAAGAATTCCACTCATCAAAAAGAAAGTGTCAACCGAAAGGAGAGCCGTCCGTATCATTATTGAATCGTAAGATAATGACCACTTGaacaaaagtaaacaaaagtttaataGTGTCATAGCGACATTAGttctttgtaaaatatgtataattttgctTCAGTAATTATATCTAAGCCTTTATTTTCACTTTCACTTACTTCCATCGTTTCTATCGTATTTGcgggaaaaaaattaaatatgaagaaaaCGTGTCCAAACACCACCCAAAATAGTGCTAGCGATCGTATACCATCCAGACATTCGATAATACCTGGTTGAGGCTTAGTTGATATAACGCGTTTAGTATTGGTGTACGCCGAAAATGCACTTAGGAGAACGTTCATATTTTTGGGATCTGTAACACTCATACATAACAATTTACAAGGcattatttgtgtttttttttttgtagttcaACTGATAGTTCAACCttttgtagttaaaaaaatccttgacatcaataaaaataaataatatgcaatctagtgtaaacatatttttcgaAGACAGTCTAACTGTGggacttaaatataaaaaaaatatataattttttagagTTATTAGTGATTTCCATAAAGTTACCTTTTTTAGAGAAAACTGTGTAATATACATCGTAGCTAGTACTCAATATAATCAACAAACCAAGTAGAGAAAAGATAACTCTGAAATCAAGAGATATAAAGTAAAAGATATTGAttacaaagatattaattaaaaatggtcGTTATTCTcttcagttttaaaaaatcgcaccatttactttaatatacacGGAACACATGTTATCCATTGCAACATTTAATGTCACATTATTGTCTGCTTAGGTGTCGGAAGcacctattttaaaataaggaggattaaaattttctaaaatccAATATCAAAAACTTCTTACATAGCAATATAATCGGCAGTAATCCAGTGTTTATCGTTTGGAAGGCGACAGTACATATTAGAATGTTCTaatgtgtaattaaataagttaaataatagcGCTTCTTCTGTTGTACATACTTTTGGTATACATATACCAAGTTGAAAATCAATATCAGGCAGTGTATTATTTGGATCCatcctgaaaaaaatatattaaattgttatttataacgagattttactaaaattatttcttaaattgttacgcatataaattttattaaaaccatacCTCTGATATTCTATTGTATTGCCGAATATGGAACGCATTTTGTCCAGatacatatttctttcttCAAGCTTCCTTTTAGTTTGTAGAGGTAATTGTAATAGGCTTGGATCAAATTCTAATGTCGATTGTGGATTTTttcttgaatttaaattaactggtacggatattaaacaaaattttccttGTATTTGCATATCCTCTGATACATCTTGGTGTATACCAAGGCATTGGTGATAGTTCCCATAATCTTTAAGATTTCCTTGTAAAATTCCTTTTGGAATTCTTAAACCGGCATCCACaactaaatttaaagcaaCCTAGTTAGTTGTTATAAACTGGGTTTTGTATTCTAACGTAAAAGGTAACGTAAAGTAACTTTAAAGGTAAGGTCAAGGCTCTATAgactacaaaattatatataccaacAAAATTAGGCACAGCCATCGACTGTTGCGAATGCCTTTTTTAGGTTtactcttaatatttattatttcttaaaggtAAACAATTTGCATTTTGTCCTTTAGtttgtatttttgaatttattccaGAAgtctatttttgtttgaattaatatcaTCTATTTATCTTTTTCTATCTCAAAAATAGTTaaggttacaaaaaaatatatataatttttttcgatgtataaaaaaaat
The genomic region above belongs to Danaus plexippus chromosome 4, MEX_DaPlex, whole genome shotgun sequence and contains:
- the LOC116768819 gene encoding O-acyltransferase like protein-like, producing MKTSIFFTALVFFLNKTNAKISGGDYLDALDRDLHQRVLDPEQCQNQLQYIRRSDPFLSAQFVDAGLRIPKGILQGNLKDYGNYHQCLGIHQDVSEDMQIQGKFCLISVPVNLNSRKNPQSTLEFDPSLLQLPLQTKRKLEERNMYLDKMRSIFGNTIEYQRMDPNNTLPDIDFQLGICIPKVCTTEEALLFNLFNYTLEHSNMYCRLPNDKHWITADYIAIVIFSLLGLLIILSTSYDVYYTVFSKKDPKNMNVLLSAFSAYTNTKRVISTKPQPGIIECLDGIRSLALFWVVFGHVFFIFNFFPANTIETMEWSLSYDSIMIRTALLSVDTFFLMSGILLVYTTAHKLTGCQLLKNIVPFYLNRLLRMFPVLAFVILFQVSIYNRIGDGPMWTVVLRHVQNCRTVWWSTLLHLQNFLNPEESCIPVTWYLAIDVQLHILSPIVLFWVLGRERRLAWSALFLALFLSLTASTAYIFANTFSDEGLNYFVYVYVNILTRAPPFFVGMVFGYALHLAREKKKKMPMHLHVALTAFSISLLALILYCHDKRDDPNFDNQIVKDLFQSFLRPFWAAGLGWIIYACYNGYAGPINWLLSLNLWKIPSRISYAMYLSHLSLILVIYSNALQPLYFSVQRVMFDAMGFIAIALVTSFLITIFVDLPFSNLIKLCLSLITRKRTNQNGVSNVQITNGNLPTHQIPEKKQDS